In Flavobacteriales bacterium, the genomic window GTATTTGCAAGGGCGGTGGAAGCCCTGGGCAAACCCGGTGATGTGCTGCTGGCCATCAGCACCAGCGGTCAATCTCCCAACATATGCAAGGCAGCCGAACAAGCCCGCTCCATGGGAATGAAGGTGGTCGCCCTGACCGGAAAGGACGGTGGAAAACTTGCCGGCCTCTGCGATATAGAGGTTCGCGTGCCCCACAACGGATATGCAGACCGTATCCAGGAAATGCACATCAAGATCATCCATGCCGTGATCGCCGGGCTGGAGGATATTTGGTGATGTGTGATGTGTGATTTGGTGAGGTAAAATGCCTCAATGCCGACCAAATGTTACACGGGTGATTTTCGGTAGAACATTGGTCCACCACACAACGACCTTCCGGTAATTTTACCCAAAAATGCTTGTTAAGACCCATGGCAGTGCCGTTCACGGGGTGGATGCCATCACCATTACCGTGGAGGTGAACGTGGATACCGGCGTGAACTTTTTCCTCGTCGGCCTGGCAGACAGCGCCGTGAAGGAGAGCCACCAACGCATCGAAGCCGCCCTCAAGAATGTGGGCTACCGGATTCCCGGAAAAAAAATTGTGATCAATATGGCACCGGCAGATATCCGCAAGGAAGGCGCCGCCTACGACCTGACCCTGGCCATCGGTATCCTGGCTGCCACTGGCCAGATCACACACAACGAAGTGGACCGATTCATCATCATGGGAGAGCTGTCCCTCGACGGTGGACTCAAACCCATACGCGGTACGCTGCCCATCGCCGTGCAAGCTTTGAAAGAAGGCTTCCGGGGCATCATCCTCCCGGAAGACAATGCACGCGAAGCATCCATCGTGGAAGGCCTGGAGGTATACGGCGCCCGGAATATCCTTGATGTGATCGGATTCTTTAACAACACGCAATCCGGCATGCAGGCCATCACCTGCCGGCCTGAAGATTACCTGAGCCAGAACACACACACCTCCGACGCCGATTTCTCAGATGTGAAAGGCCAGGAGAACATCAAGCGGGCGCTGGAGATCGCAGCCGCCGGCGGACATAACATCATCCTCATCGGTCCACCCGGCGCCGGTAAAACCATGCTGGCAAGAAGGCTCCCCACCATCCTCCCGCCCCTGGACCTGACCGAAGCACTGGAGACCACCAAAATACATTCCGTGGCAGGACGCCTGCCCACCGGCACACCGCTGATCACCGAACGCCCCTTCCGCGCTCCACATCACACGGTCAGCGATGTGGCCCTGGTCGGCGGTGGCAGCTATCCCCAACCCGGAGAGATCTCCCTCGCACACCATGGCGTCCTCTTCCTCGATGAACTCCCCGAATTCAAACGCGCCGTGCTGGAAGTCATGCGCCAGCCCCTTGAGGAACGCATGGTCACCATCTCCCGGGCACGCGTCAGCGTAGACTACCCCGCCAGCTTCATGCTGGTCGCCTCTATGAATCCCTGCCCCTGCGGTTTTTACAACCACCCCGACAAAGACTGTGTGTGCGCCCCGGGCATCGTACAGAAATACCTGAACCGCATCAGCGGCCCCCTCCTCGACCGCATCGATCTGCACGTGGAAGTGACACCCGTGAACGTATCCGAACTTTCCGAAGATCGCATCTCAGAGAAAAGTGCCGCCGTACGGGAACGGGTCATCGCCGCCCGCAGGATCCAGGAGGAACGTTTTGCATCTTCCGCCGGCATCCACTGCAATGCCCAGATGTCTTCAAAACAGTTCAGAAAAGTCTGCCGGGTGGATGAGGAGGGAAAACAACTCCTCAACAAGGCCATGGATAAACTCGGACTCTCCGCCCGCGCCTATGACCGCATCCTGAAAGTAGCCCGCACCATTGCCGACCTGTCAGGCAGCGCGGACATCAGAACGGAACACCTGTCAGAAGCAATCCACTACCGGAGCTTGGATAGGGAAGGATGGGCGGGGTGATTTGTTAATGTGGTGATGGGGTGATGTGGTGATGTGGTGATTTGATGATTTGATGATTTGAAAATGTGATGATGTGGTGACCTGCCGGCCGATGCCAATGCCATTACAGGGCAGGCGGGCCTGCCAGCCGAAGCGTTGGGCCGTTGCACCGGAAGGCTGGCCTGCCAGCCGAAGGGTAGGGCTGTTACGTTGGAAGGCTGGTGGGTGATGCGGTGAGGTGGTGATGGGGTGATTTGATAATGTGACAATTTGAAAATGTGGTGATGTGTTAATGTGACGATTTGAAAATCTGAAAATGGTTTGAGCACATGGTATATAAATGAAAGACCATCCTGAATAAATGCCTAAATTATCGGTACGGATTAAACGTTCACTCGCTTAAATCAGCGATAGCGAGGGAGGCTTATTTAAGAAATAAAGCAAAAATTTAAATAGCATAGACTCCTAATAAATTATTTAGCGAAATACTTAATCAACGTCATTCTACACTTAATGTCCCCCCCACATTCTTTACACATGTCAAAACCAACAATCGCACGTAATCACTAAACTTCAAGCCTACCAAATCATTGATTTCCCGGAGACCATTCAGCAAAACTTGTTATCAAAAAAAGGGACTAACCTCACCGGCCAGCCCCTTCACATAATTAAGAATGAAGAGTTAAGAATGAAGTTGAATCAGAATTTCATCACCTTCATCCTGTCTTGGTTCGGAGAATTTACCCTTGACCCGCTGATTCAACAGGAATATTCAACCGCTTAGTCGGTATGGCAAATGAAACACGCGTTCCCCGGGGCTTTCCGGAATCATCGTGCAGATCCTCGATCAGAAAGTTGCTGTGCGTGCCCAGCATGCGATGGATCAGTTCCAGGCGACTGGTGGTGATTTCTTGTCCGGCAGAATCGTGGTTACCGCCACCACCAAACACCATGGCCTTCTTACGACCAATGCCATTGTCCTCCACCGTACATTGCAGTTGTCCGTCTTGTGGTACGATGGATACCTGAACCAATCCTCCGTCATTTTTATGATGAATACCATGTTTAATCGCATTCTCTATGAAGGGTTGCATTAACATGGGCACCACCTCCAGGTCGGCGGTGTTGATCCGGGAATCAACGTTCATCTTAAACTCATGTTTACCCCGGTAAGGCAGCAGTTCAAGTTCTGCATACAGCCGCATGGATTCCAGTTCTTCATCCAGGGGAACAAAACTGGTACGGGCATGGTTCAGGGTTTGGCGCATGAGGCGCGCAAATTTGGTGAGATAAGAGGTGGCCTCGTCCTTATCATTAGTCATTGTAAAACGCTGGATGGAGGTGAGCGCATTAAAGAAAAAATGTGGATTGATCTTCAGCTGCAAACTCTTCTGCTCAAGGTCGAGGTTGGCTTTATCCAATTCCGAATTCTTGATGTAGCTCTCCAGTCTGTTTGAAAGAATGACATGGTGACCGAACAGACAAATGACCATGGTGACCAGCACATTCACAATCCCTACCACGGAGTCTGCTGATTCAGGCGCCCAGATCGCGTTCACAACAAAAAAAACAATGCCCGTGATGAGGATGGTTGAGACACCGATCTTCCTGTTTGTCGGAAGAAAAGTAATAAAGGCCATTTGCAATTGCATGATGTCGATCTGGTAGTAACTGTCTAATCCACCGGTTCGGGCGGAAACCACAGCCAGGGGAACGACATTGATGATGATGGCGCCAGAGAAAAGCTCCTGAAAATACTTCATGATCCCCCTCCGCCACAAGAAGGACAAACACATTCCAACAACCGAATAAGCGAGGATACCTGCCCTGAACCACACCAGGTGTGCATGGGCTTCGTCAAGCAGACCGAGGTCGGCGTATGCACCCATGATATTCAGAAGTATTCCGATCACACAACAAATTCTGAACGGCACCAGAATGCGTTGCCCTGTTTCGACCCAGTACTTCTTTTCGAGCGTTTGATTGGAGGATTCCCGGAGCATCAGATGTTCTGCGGCAGACCTTTCCGCGACCTAATCCTGTACCCGTTCCTGGGCATCTTCGTGTACTTTCATCAATTCAAGAAAGCGTGTCTTCTTTCGACGGGAAATTTCCACCTTGCTGCCGTCGCACATTTCCACGAGATCAACTTCGCCTTTGATGAACTTCCTTACGTAGTTCAGATTCACCAGGTGTTTCTGATGAACGCGATAGAATGAATAAGCATTGAGAATATCTTCGTAAAAGCCCAACGTTCTTGATATCATGTAACGCTCATTGTCTGTCAGATAAAAGGTACTGTAATTGCTATCCGCCTCCACCCGGATGATCTCACTGGCCTGGGTAAATATCATCCCCTGGTTGTTACTCAGAATGAGTCGGCCTTTTTTCTTTTCCGACGGCTGATCATCGGACGGTGACTGTTGGCTAATTCTCTCCATCGCCTTGCACACCGCCCTGACCAATTCCTGTTCATCAACAGGTTTCATCACGTAATCCACCGCGTGCGCTTTGATGGCCCGGATGGCATAATGCTCAAACGCTGAAATAAAAATGGTTTAATAAAATTGATCGGAGGTCATGTTCAGCACATCAAAACCACTGCCTCCCGGAAGTTCCACATCGGTAAGTACAAGGTCAGGGGATTTACTGCGAATAAGCTTTACTCCTTCTTCTGAATTCCGTGCAATTCCCGCCACCTTCAGGTCGGTGAAATTCTTATCTAAAATATGCTGTATTACTTCAGCCGCTGCCGGCTGATCTTCAATAATGACACAATAAACCATACTTTGTTCTGCATTAAGAATGGCAGGCACTTACGAAAGGATTGACTTCACCTCCTGATACCCAAATAATAACGTACACCTGCTTGATGAACGTATACCGAGCCACAAATGTACGATTGGTGGGCCATACGGACCAATAAATCCACAAATAAATGTGATACGCACAGGTTAAACTTGCGTAAAACTTTTTTCACCCAGAAACTTCCCGGAAACGTTTTATTTGATCCGGAGTTCCCTTCTTATTACCGCAATCCCAGGACGTAAAACGGAACAATTACCCGAAAAGAATTTGGTTACAAGGGCAAATACACCTGGTATTTTGGCCGTCATTGAGGCTTAAATTCAAGGTAAAAACACCTATTGCGTGTTGTTAATCTTACCTTGACCACATGATTCAAAGGTGAAATTAATACAACTTCAACTTATTAACATTCAACTAATTAAATCAATAACACCTCACCTCAGGGCTCTAACATTTACATATAAAAAGATTTGACCCGTGTTGTTGCGTTTTGTAAACTTGCTCTATTGATTTGATGAGCTTACGGCTTAAAGAAATGCATCCGATGGCCTCCGTGTAACACTTTTCGATTTTTATCTTAACATTATAAAACGAACTCCCATGAAGAGAACAAGGGTTTATCTTGCGGTATCGGCGGTGATGATCATGGCTGCTTGTAGCAAGGAAAAGGAACAGCAGCAAGGCATCACTGAATCGCAAGCTGCCGAGGTGGTAAGTGCGAGCGTATCCAAAGATTACGGCGGTTTGAGCTGGGAACTGAGAAGCCTCACCCAACGTTTGGTTTTCCCTACAAAGAAAAATGGTACAGAAGCCGTGACCGTATTCGCCCTGTGTGATACGACCATCACCGACACCATTCAACATTCTGCTTCAGGACTTAACATCAGCTGGGACTTCTACCTGGACTATGCCAACTCATATGTTTGCAACCCAAGTCAGGATTTGCAAACCGTGCAACTGGTAACCAACAAAAGCGGAAATTATACCGGTCCGCATTTGTCTTCTGCATACCAATGCAACGCTGACTGGTCCGTTTCTAACCTGGAGCCAGGTCTGACCGATGTACTTTTCAATGGTAAACTTCACAGGAACGGTGACCACACCCTGACCGATGACAACGGCAATTCTTTCTCTGCCAAAGGCTCCATCGATCTGGATGTAAATAACGTTTCAGTAACCCGCTTCCTGGGTATGACCCAAAGTGGTACTGCCAATCTGGTTCTGACTGGTAGCAATTCCAACGGTGTATCATACAACTACGTTGGTAGCATTCAGTTCCTTGGCAACCATAAAGCCACCCTTACCATCAACGGAAATACATACAACATTACCGTCTGGTAAGAACTGACCATACCTTACAACTGAAAAGGAGCCTTGAATCAAGGCTCCTTTTTTATTTCCATCCACCCGGTAAAGGGAATCAGAAGCCCTATATCGGGCTTTTTTTGTTATTGAGAATCAACCATGTAAGTCAAAATCAAAACACGGACACTTCCTAATCCGCTTCTGTTTTGGGTTGAATCGCCCTCATTTCTTACCGAATCTTTGTGCAGTAGTCAACCAAAACACCATTGATATGAAACAACTCTATACTGCACTGGCTGCCCTTTGCCTCAGCCTTACTTCCCAGGCACAACTCAATGTGCTTTATGTTGTAGACACGGATATTGACTCCGCAGGCAATGCCAATCTTACCACCGCACTGACCAACAGCGGACACAACTTCACCACATTTGATGCTGCAACAATGGTCGCCAGTCCCACTTTTGCAACCGACATGTCCGGCATCGACCTGGTGATCTGGTATACCGGCAGCAATGGAGTGGACCTCCAGTTGTGGGGAGGAATGGATACCATCAACCAGGAGTTATACCAATACCTTAATAGCGGCGGTGCACTCTGGGTCATCGGAAACGATTTTCTTTACGACCTCTATGATGCGCCACCGGTATACTTCAATTCTACCGATCAGGCTGCTGTTCTTTTCGGCATCGACAGCTACGATGTGCAATCTTACGGAAACGACAGCAATGAGGGCGTACCACAAATGGATCTTGCGTCCGGTCATACCATTACAGATCAAACCCCTCTGACATTCGTGTGGTCTACCCTATGGTGGGGCGACGGGGGCACTCCCGCTGCAGGTACGCAGGTGGTTTATGAAATGGGGCCAGGTACCTACACCCTGAGCGGATACCCTTCAGCCACCTATTTTGATAACGGAACCTATCAGGTGCTTGCCTATTATTTTAATGCCGCCATGCTGAATACGCAGGGTGCCGTGGATGAAGCCGTAAAAGATGTACTGGATTATTTTCAGACTGTGGGCATCAAAGAAGAGGCATCCAAAATCCGCTTTCACGCATACCCCAATCCGGTCCGGGATCAATTGACCATCACCTGGGAATCTCAGACACATGTTCAACAAATCCGTTTGATCGACAACACCGGACGGCTGGTTATAGATAAAACCTGCTCGCCCGGAACCGTATCCCAAACTTTGGATATGTCCGCACTTCCCGCCGGGGTTTACCATGTCAGTGTAAGTGACACTGACGGTAACCAAAGCGGGCATCATATTGTCCGCTAGCATCCGGACGAAACGTTACCTCCCTCCATGCCAATCGTTGCGCGGGAATGTTCCCTATACCACCTTCTACACTGAACATTCCCGCGCAACACTTTTTTTCCAGGCAAAAATTCCACGACTCATTTACTGTTAATTTCAAGAAAAAATCCCTAACCTTGGATGAGTTGAATTCAAAATTTACCGTGAATGAATTACTGGCTTGTAAAATCAGAACCATCAACATACGCCTGGGAACAACTGCTTAAGGATAAAAAAACATGCTGGGATGGGGTGCGAAACTATGCCGCCAGACTGCACCTGATGGACATGAAGAAAGGCGATGTTGTTTTGTATTATCATAGCAATGAAGGCAAAAACATTGTAGGCATAGCCAAAGTTCAGCGGGAACATTACCCTGACCCCACCACGGATGACGACCGATGGGTGGCAGTGGATCTCGTTCCGGTAAAAAAAATGAACGAGCCGATAGGACTTGACGCTGTGAAAGCGGAAGTTAAGCTCAAGGATATTGCGCTTGTGCGCATCGGCAGGTTGTCTGTCATGCCAATCAGGAAAAAGGAATTTGACGTCATCCTTAAAATGGGCAAGACCACTCTTTAGGTATTAAACGGGGTGTTCCTGTGGTGCTTTTCGGATGACAATAAACCAAAACCCACCACCATGAAACAATATCTCTGCATACTGACCTGCTCACTCTCCTTGTGTGCACTCACATCCCATGGCCAGATCACGCTCGATTCCACTGTTGTTTCAGAAGAAGTGATCGCCACCAACCTTGACGTCCCGTGGGAAATCCTCTGGGGTCCGGACGACCTCATATGGTTTACGGAAAGGGATGACGGTCGCGTTGGAAGGGTAGACCCGGAAACAGGCATCCGCGACACACTGCTGGTTATATCCGACGTATATCACACCAGCGAGTCCGGATTATTGGGCATGGCGCTTCATCCGGACTTTACAAATCCGGATTCTGCATTTGTTTACCTGGTGTATACTTACTACAATGGATCCAGCATACGTGAAAGGCTGGTACGCTACCGTTACCAGAACAATGCATTGATAAACCCGGCCATCCTGATCGATAACATTCCAGGAAATGGCAATCACAATGGTTCCAGGCTCATGTTCGGGCCGGATGGTAAACTTTACATGACCACCGGAGATGCTCAGAACACCTCCAATCCTCAAAACCAGAACACCGTTGCCGGAAAAATACTTCGCATTAATACGGATGGCAGCATTCCCAGCGACAATCCGGATAACGGAAGTTATGTATGGACCTTCGGACACCGTAATCCACAAGGCCTGGTGTGGGCATCCAACGGTATTTTATACAGTTCCGAGCACGGCCCGAACAATGATGATGAAATCAACATCATCTCAGTCGGTGAAAACTACGGCTGGCCAGATGTGGAAGGTTATTGCAATTCAAGTCCGGAAATCACATTTTGCAACAACAACAATGTTGTGGAACCCATCCGTGCCTGGACACCCACCATTGCCCTGGCAGGACTCGACTATTATGACCATGAGGCCATTCCGGAATGGCAAAATTCGCTGCTCCTCGTTACCCTTAAAAGCGATGACTTCAGGGTATTCAAACTGAATGCAGCCGGAGATACGATCCTTTCCGAAGTGATCCACCTCAATGATGATTATGGAAGACTCCGCGACCTCTGTATCTCTCCTTCCGGTGATATTTATATTTCCACCAGCAACAGGGACGGGCGTGCCAACAATGGGTTTCCCATTTCAGCTGATGACAGGATCATCAAGCTGTATAATGCCAATTACTCCCCCACCGGCATTCCAACAGGAACCCATCGTGCTTCTTCCTACAACCTATTCCCTAACCCTTCAACGGGCAGACTGAATATCAGAACCAATGGCGCGACCAACCGTGAGCATACGATTGAGATCATGGATTCCGTGGGACATGTTGTAAAGGAATCATCGTGGACAGGGCAGCAAGGCTACATGGATGTGAGCACACTTCCGCCGGGTGCATATCTCTACGTAATCACGGCCGAGGACGGGCGGCGCGATGCAGGCAGGTTTGTCTTGGTAAAGTAACGATAATGGTTGTTCCCTG contains:
- a CDS encoding YifB family Mg chelatase-like AAA ATPase; the encoded protein is MLVKTHGSAVHGVDAITITVEVNVDTGVNFFLVGLADSAVKESHQRIEAALKNVGYRIPGKKIVINMAPADIRKEGAAYDLTLAIGILAATGQITHNEVDRFIIMGELSLDGGLKPIRGTLPIAVQALKEGFRGIILPEDNAREASIVEGLEVYGARNILDVIGFFNNTQSGMQAITCRPEDYLSQNTHTSDADFSDVKGQENIKRALEIAAAGGHNIILIGPPGAGKTMLARRLPTILPPLDLTEALETTKIHSVAGRLPTGTPLITERPFRAPHHTVSDVALVGGGSYPQPGEISLAHHGVLFLDELPEFKRAVLEVMRQPLEERMVTISRARVSVDYPASFMLVASMNPCPCGFYNHPDKDCVCAPGIVQKYLNRISGPLLDRIDLHVEVTPVNVSELSEDRISEKSAAVRERVIAARRIQEERFASSAGIHCNAQMSSKQFRKVCRVDEEGKQLLNKAMDKLGLSARAYDRILKVARTIADLSGSADIRTEHLSEAIHYRSLDREGWAG
- a CDS encoding histidine kinase, whose protein sequence is MLRESSNQTLEKKYWVETGQRILVPFRICCVIGILLNIMGAYADLGLLDEAHAHLVWFRAGILAYSVVGMCLSFLWRRGIMKYFQELFSGAIIINVVPLAVVSARTGGLDSYYQIDIMQLQMAFITFLPTNRKIGVSTILITGIVFFVVNAIWAPESADSVVGIVNVLVTMVICLFGHHVILSNRLESYIKNSELDKANLDLEQKSLQLKINPHFFFNALTSIQRFTMTNDKDEATSYLTKFARLMRQTLNHARTSFVPLDEELESMRLYAELELLPYRGKHEFKMNVDSRINTADLEVVPMLMQPFIENAIKHGIHHKNDGGLVQVSIVPQDGQLQCTVEDNGIGRKKAMVFGGGGNHDSAGQEITTSRLELIHRMLGTHSNFLIEDLHDDSGKPRGTRVSFAIPTKRLNIPVESAGQG
- a CDS encoding response regulator transcription factor, with translation MDYVMKPVDEQELVRAVCKAMERISQQSPSDDQPSEKKKGRLILSNNQGMIFTQASEIIRVEADSNYSTFYLTDNERYMISRTLGFYEDILNAYSFYRVHQKHLVNLNYVRKFIKGEVDLVEMCDGSKVEISRRKKTRFLELMKVHEDAQERVQD
- a CDS encoding response regulator transcription factor; the encoded protein is MPAILNAEQSMVYCVIIEDQPAAAEVIQHILDKNFTDLKVAGIARNSEEGVKLIRSKSPDLVLTDVELPGGSGFDVLNMTSDQFY
- a CDS encoding T9SS type A sorting domain-containing protein produces the protein MKQLYTALAALCLSLTSQAQLNVLYVVDTDIDSAGNANLTTALTNSGHNFTTFDAATMVASPTFATDMSGIDLVIWYTGSNGVDLQLWGGMDTINQELYQYLNSGGALWVIGNDFLYDLYDAPPVYFNSTDQAAVLFGIDSYDVQSYGNDSNEGVPQMDLASGHTITDQTPLTFVWSTLWWGDGGTPAAGTQVVYEMGPGTYTLSGYPSATYFDNGTYQVLAYYFNAAMLNTQGAVDEAVKDVLDYFQTVGIKEEASKIRFHAYPNPVRDQLTITWESQTHVQQIRLIDNTGRLVIDKTCSPGTVSQTLDMSALPAGVYHVSVSDTDGNQSGHHIVR
- a CDS encoding EVE domain-containing protein, producing MNYWLVKSEPSTYAWEQLLKDKKTCWDGVRNYAARLHLMDMKKGDVVLYYHSNEGKNIVGIAKVQREHYPDPTTDDDRWVAVDLVPVKKMNEPIGLDAVKAEVKLKDIALVRIGRLSVMPIRKKEFDVILKMGKTTL
- a CDS encoding PQQ-dependent sugar dehydrogenase, giving the protein MKQYLCILTCSLSLCALTSHGQITLDSTVVSEEVIATNLDVPWEILWGPDDLIWFTERDDGRVGRVDPETGIRDTLLVISDVYHTSESGLLGMALHPDFTNPDSAFVYLVYTYYNGSSIRERLVRYRYQNNALINPAILIDNIPGNGNHNGSRLMFGPDGKLYMTTGDAQNTSNPQNQNTVAGKILRINTDGSIPSDNPDNGSYVWTFGHRNPQGLVWASNGILYSSEHGPNNDDEINIISVGENYGWPDVEGYCNSSPEITFCNNNNVVEPIRAWTPTIALAGLDYYDHEAIPEWQNSLLLVTLKSDDFRVFKLNAAGDTILSEVIHLNDDYGRLRDLCISPSGDIYISTSNRDGRANNGFPISADDRIIKLYNANYSPTGIPTGTHRASSYNLFPNPSTGRLNIRTNGATNREHTIEIMDSVGHVVKESSWTGQQGYMDVSTLPPGAYLYVITAEDGRRDAGRFVLVK